One part of the Rutidosis leptorrhynchoides isolate AG116_Rl617_1_P2 chromosome 1, CSIRO_AGI_Rlap_v1, whole genome shotgun sequence genome encodes these proteins:
- the LOC139873889 gene encoding probable methyltransferase PMT15, giving the protein MASNKLLSYFITLRMTKRTIYFMVITTILCSSSYLIGNLNLTGIHRTTDFRRSTPCNNYLNNTITQIPLDFNPHHLADDLPHEQPAARVHHFPPCSAKYMEYTPCEDVERSLKFDRERLVYRERHCPEKYEVLKCRIPAPYGYRQPFRWPQSRDVVWYANVPHKHLTVEKAGQNWVRFKGDRFAFPGGGTMFPNGAGAYIDEIGKLINLRDGSIRTALDTGCGVASLGAYLLSKNILTMSFAPKDTHIAQVQFALERGVPALIGVLASIRLPYPSRAFDMAHCSRCLIPWGQYDGLYLIEVDRVLRPGGYWILSGPPINWEKRWKGWGKTREDFKAEQDKIEGVAKSLCWKKLIQKDDIAIWQKPTNHVHCKINRKVFKKPQFCQNQDPDRAWYTKIETCLTPLPDVSNIKETSGGGPVEKWPARLTSTPPRIISHSVGEITEDIFRTDTDIWMKRLSHYQILDQQLAERGRYRNILDMNSYLGGFAAALVLNKDPVWVMNVVPIEASVNTLGVIYERGLIGTYQNWCEAMSTYPRTYDFIHADGIFSLYKDKCEMENILLEMDRILRPQGSVIIRDDVDLLVNSKTIADELQWETRLVDHEDGPLVREKILIATKQYWTVPVPNHDQ; this is encoded by the exons ATGGCGTCTAACAAATTATTATCTTATTTTATTACTTTAAGGATGACAAAAAGAACCATCTATTTCATGGTTATAACCACCATCTTATGTTCATCTTCTTATTTAATCGGAAACTTAAACCTCACCGGAATTCACAGAACCACCGACTTCCGCCGTTCAACGCCGTGCAACAACTACCTAAACAACACCATAACGCAAATCCCACTTGATTTCAACCCCCACCACCTCGCCGACGACCTCCCCCACGAGCAACCCGCAGCGCGTGTACATCACTTCCCGCCGTGTTCAGCGAAATACATGGAATACACGCCGTGTGAAGACGTTGAACGGTCGTTGAAGTTTGACCGGGAAAGGTTAGTGTATAGAGAAAGACACTGCCCGGAAAAATATGAGGTGTTGAAGTGTAGAATACCAGCTCCGTACGGTTACCGGCAACCGTTCCGGTGGCCGCAGAGCCGTGACGTGGTTTGGTATGCGAACGTGCCACATAAGCATTTGACGGTTGAAAAGGCCGGACAAAACTGGGTCCGGTTTAAAGGTGACCGGTTTGCTTTTCCCGGCGGTGGGACCATGTTTCCGAACGGTGCCGGCGCGTATATTGATGAAATCGGAAAGTTGATCAATCTCCGGGACGGGTCCATCCGGACCGCACTTGATACCGGTTGTGGG GTGGCTAGTTTAGGAGCTTATCTTTTATCAAAGAACATCTTAACAATGTCATTTGCACCAAAAGATACTCATATAGCTCAAGTACAATTCGCACTAGAGCGAGGAGTTCCAGCTTTAATCGGCGTTCTTGCTTCAATTCGTTTACCTTACCCTTCTCGTGCTTTTGACATGGCTCATTGTTCCCGTTGCCTCATCCCATGGGGACAATATG ATGGTTTGTATTTGATCGAAGTTGATAGAGTTCTACGTCCTGGAGGATACTGGATCCTTTCGGGCCCACCTATTAACTGGGAGAAGCGTTGGAAGGGTTGGGGAAAAACACGAGAAGATTTTAAAGCAGAGCAAGACAAGATTGAGGGCGTAGCGAAAAGCCTATGTTGGAAAAAATTGATTCAAAAGGACGATATCGCCATTTGGCAAAAGCCTACAAATCATGTTCATTGTAAAATCAATCGTAAGGTTTTCAAGAAACCACAGTTTTGCCAAAATCAAGATCCAGACAGAGCATG GTATACTAAAATTGAGACATGTTTAACTCCGTTACCAGATGTTTCCAACATTAAGGAAACATCTGGTGGCGGGCCAGTTGAGAAATGGCCTGCGAGATTGACATCAACCCCACCAAGAATCATTAGTCATAGTGTAGGAGAAATTACAGAAGACATATTTAGAACCGATACGGATATATGGATGAAGAGATTATCACATTACCAGATACTAGACCAACAATTGGCTGAAAGAGGACGGTATCGTAACATACTAGATATGAATTCTTACTTAGGAGGTTTTGCAGCCGCACTTGTTCTTAATAAGGACCCAGTGTGGGTTATGAACGTTGTACCAATCGAGGCGAGCGTTAACACTCTTGGAGTTATATATGAGCGTGGACTGATTGGAACTTATCAGAATTG GTGTGAAGCTATGTCTACTTATCCAAGAACATATGACTTCATTCATGCAGATGGGATCTTTAGCTTATACAAAGACAA ATGTGAGATGGAGAACATATTGTTGGAAATGGACCGGATTTTACGACCTCAAGGAAGTGTTATAATTCGTGACGATGTTGACTTGTTGGTCAACTCAAAGACCATTGCGGACGAACTCCAGTGGGAAACAAGATTGGTCGACCACGAAGATGGACCACTTGTTCGAGAAAAAATTCTCATTGCTACGAAGCAGTATTGGACGGTCCCAGTCCCTAACCACGATCAATAA